In one window of Nicotiana tabacum cultivar K326 chromosome 12, ASM71507v2, whole genome shotgun sequence DNA:
- the LOC142167294 gene encoding uncharacterized protein LOC142167294 yields the protein MDAAEIEFLFATYVIGSILTLAYAVVDSENDTSWRWFFEQFKHAYGENPNMCVVSDRNESILKATSTFYTGMPHYACMWHIWTNVRSKFKKGHLKLSEFYFATERSYTLDEFNERMSKIEEIDTRVKAYLYDIGYHIWSRVHATVNRTWTMISNIVESLNVVTKDARELPRSRTIRVRDSRDYIHTVIHGVRCFIVCLQNKRCNCGQFQLDELPCAHALAALRHRNESYKNYYSPYYTRESLLQTYEILVDLLPDESK from the exons ATGGATGCAGCAG AAATAGAATTTCTTTTTGCCACTTATGTGATAGGTAGCATATTAACACTAGCATACGCCGTTGTTGATTCAGAAAATGACACATCATGGAGGTGGTTTTTTGAGCAATTCAAACATGCATATGGTGAAAACCcaaatatgtgtgttgtttcgGATCGAAATGAGAGTATCTTGAAGGCAACATCTACTTTTTATACTGGCATGCCACATTATGcttgcatgtggcatatttggacaaatgTAAGGTCAAAATTCAAGAAGGGTCATCTAAAGTTAAGTGAATTTTACTTTGCTACGGAACGATCATACACgcttgatgaatttaatgaaagaatgtcaaagattgaagagatCGACACACGTGTTAAAGCATACCTATATGATATTGGCTATCACATATGGTCTCGGGTACATGCTACGGTGAACAGAACGTGGACGATGATATCAAACATTGTAGAGTCATTAAATGTGGTAACCAAAGATGCAAGAGAGTTGCCCCGTAGTAGAACTATTAGG GTGAGGGATTCAAGAGATTACATTCATACTGTGATACATGGTGTAAGGTGCTTCATTGTTTGCCTTCAAAACAAGAGATGTAATTGTGGACAATTCCAACTTGATGAACTTCCTTGTGCACATGCTTTGGCGGCTTTGAGGCACAGGAACGAGTCTTATAAAAACTATTATTCCCCTTATTACACGAGGGAGAGCCTTCTGCAGACTTATGAAATACTAGTAGACCTGTTGCCTGACGAAAGCAAATGA
- the LOC142167295 gene encoding uncharacterized protein LOC142167295 yields the protein MASGGDFNVIWDKEEKFGGLPILLNKVDNFGHCMNTCNLTDMGFKGSIYTWWNGRAEEDCIFKRLDRVFANMELQQLWLGLEITHLSKIGSDHCPLLLTYNSDSVPIKKSFRFLKFWTEHESYKAVVKENWQADFHADPFILFNHKIKRLKKKIDRLEEVAKVHESQFELNPTLQNRERLQKVQFNDGDRNTKFFHAHVNGKRKRLQLKRIQNSYGDWIEDKEVVADEAVKFFQAQFHEDVVPSEFGIIDHVPYMVDMEQNQELLRWASERFISWVFGIISNNWYSVLINGKPHGFFKSTRGVKQGDPLSPALFILAAEAISRGLNALHLNLYFCGFDLPKWSPKINHLAYADDTIIFSSSCAISLRLIMEVLKDYEAASGQLINKTKSVVYIHHLTNEEVGRKVERVTGITRQNFPFTYLGCPIFYARRNMKFYQGLMNKVLNKMQSWKGKLLSIGGRAVLISHVLQSMPIHLLSAVNAPAFVINKLHKLMAGVFWSNSIEGGSRHWDSWDTLCFPQEEGGIGFRSLHDVSKLLFYKLWWNFRTKPSLWSSFMSQKYYKKMNSIVVPWRKNGSHVWRKMIECRDHIEHQIAWQPKMGSSLFWFENWTRLGGLYFITPPDFFCDESVQNVWKVVRSRAWDDHKLKMLLPEDLANHIIQNIKHHVDNMVLDKPYWMLETRGEFSVKSTWEYVRKRKEPCNAYRMIWEETLPHLFFKSYAARKVWYYFLSCAGKIDFAPSCGEVLDSTTLRDNPGRSSFGYVLGNEEGNVVYACGKEIPEGTNIEVGVRAILEALKYCVEHDYILIDLHTDSMLVKNVIQGEWSTPWSVVVYVEEIRELMGRCHLKISHTLREGNQLADHIANYALDNGPMECISFGESDVKGRRIVNSDKLQCPYLRVKVSRRNTTVTMPYSLNNSHLVVLVLCTYSNEREAGVGTSMALVMLRRQLSDYDIMGELWHENFHVHCSTVLKIVINSAIAYKIQVDKTLMFASLLVRILQTRPTDVIYEFSAAAKNASFIAPKQDSIERIITQLGSCIEKLNRLWTLIVCLYSMYLNATTVS from the exons ATGGCTAGTGGGGGtgatttcaatgttatttggGATAAAGAAGAGAAATTTGGAGGGCTGCCAATTTTACTAAATAAAGTAGATAACTTCGGGCACTGTATGAACACTTGTAATCTTACTGATATGGGCTTTAAAGGAAGTATATATACTTGGTGGAATGGGAGAGCTGAAGAAGATTGCATTTTCAAGAGATTAGATCGAGTGTTTGCAAACATGGAGCTACAACAATTATGGCTAGGATTGGAGATCACTCATTTGTCTAAGATTGGGTCAGACCATTGTCCTTTGTTACTTACATATAATTCAGATTCAGTACCAATTAAGAAGAGCTTCAGATTTCTTAAGTTCTGGACAGAACATGAGTCGTATAAGGCAGTGGTGAAGGAGAATTGGCAAGCAGATTTTCATGCAGATCCATTCATTCTTTTCAACCACAAGATTAAGAGATTGAAGAAG AAGATAGATAGACTGGAGGAAGTGGCTAAAGTGCATGAATCACAGTTTGAACTAAATCCTACGCTGCAAAATAGGGAGAGGCTTCAAAAGGTCCAG TTCAATGATGGAGATAgaaataccaagttctttcatgCACACGTAAATGGGAAGAGAAAGAGATTACAATTGAAAAGAATCCAAAACAGTTATGGTGACTGGATTGAAGATAAGGAAGTAGTGGCTGATGAGGCTGTGAAGTTTTTTCAAGCACAGTTTCATGAAGATGTAGTTCCTTCAGAATTTGGAATCATTGATCATGTACCTTACATGGTGGATATGGAGCAGAATCAAGAACTATTGAG ATGGGCTTCTGAGAGGTTTATTAGCTGGGTGTTTGGAATTATATCAAACAATTGGTACTCAGTGCTTATCAATGGGAAACCACATGGATTTTTCAAGTCTACAAGAGGAGTTAAGCAGGGAGATCCTCTATCTCCTGCACTTTTCATCTTAGCAGCTGAGGCAATATCAAGAGGATTGAATGCTCTCCATTTGAATCTATACTTTTGTGGATTTGATTTGCCAAAGTGGAGTCCTAAGATCAATCATTTGGCATATGCAGATGACACGATAATATTCTCTTCTTCATGTGCAATTTCATTAAGATTAATCATGGAAGTTTTGAAAGATTATGAAGCAGCATCAGGTCAGTTAATTAACAAAACCAAATCTGTCGTGTATATACATCATCTCACAAATGAAGAAGTAGGGAGGAAGGTGGAAAGGGTTACTGGGATTACTAGGCAGAATTTTCCATTCACTTACTTGGGATGTCCAATCTTTTATGCTAgaagaaatatgaaattttatcAAGGACTCATGAACAAGGTGTTGAATAAAATGCAATCATGGAAGGGCAAGCTTTTATCTATAGGAGGCAGGGCAGTATTGATATCACATGTATTACAAAGCATGCCTATTCACCTATTGTCAGCAGTCAATGCACCAGCATTTGTGATCAACAAACTTCATAAACTCATGGCAGGagttttttggagtaattcgatTGAGGGTGGAAGCAGACACTGGGATTCTTGGGACACATTATGTTTTCCACAAGAAGAAGGGGGAATAGGATTTAGATCACTCCATGATGTgtctaaattattattttacaagCTATGGTGGAATTTTCGTACTAAACCATCCTTATGGAGCTCATTCATGAGCCAAAAATATTACAAGAAGATGAATTCTATTGTAGTTCCTTGGAGAAAAAATGGTTCTCATGTTTGGAGAAAAATGATAGAATGCAGGGATCATATTGAGCATCAAATAGCATGGCAACCAAAGATGGGATCCTCCTTGTTTTGGTTTGAGAATTGGACTAGATTGGGGGGCCTCTATTTCATCACTCCACCAGATTTCTTCTGCGATGAATCTGTCCAGAATGTTTGGAAAGTAGTGCGAAGTAGAGCATGGGATGATCATAAGTTAAAGATGTTGCTTCCTGAAGATTTGGCTAATCATATTATTCAGAACATAAAGCATCATGTTGATAATATGGTACTGGACAAGCCATATTGGATGCTCGAAACAAGGGGAGAGTTTAGTGTTAAATCTACATGGGAATATGTCAGGAAGAGGAAGGAACCCTGCAATGCATATAGGATGATTTGG GAGGAAACACTACCACACTTGTTTTTCAAGTCATATGCTGCCAGGAAAGTGTGGTACTATTTTCTCTCATGTGCAGGAAAGATTGACTTTGCACCAAGCTGTGGTGAAGTGTTGGATAGCACAA CATTAAGGGACAATCCAGGTAGGAGTTCTTTTGGCTATGTGTTGGGGAATGAAGAAGGAAATGTTGTGTATGCATGTGGcaaggaaataccagaaggcacAAACATAGAAGTTGGGGTGAGAGCCATCTTAGAAGCATTGAAATACTGTGTGGAGCATGACTATATTCTTATTGATTTGCATACTGATTCAATGCTTGTTAAGAATGTAATTCAAGGGGAATGGAGTACACCATGGTCTGTGGTTGTGTATGTTGAGGAGATAAGGGAGCTGATGGGTAGATGTCATTTGAAAATATCACATACACTCAGAGAAGGTAACCAATTGGCAGATCACATTGCCAACTATGCTCTGGATAATGGACCTATGGAATGCATCAGTTTTGGAGAGTCGGATGTCAAAGGGAGAAGAATTGTCAATAGTGATAAGTTGCAATGCCCATATTTAAGAGTAAAGGTTTCAAGGA GAAACACTACTGTAACCATGCCTTATTCCTTGAATAACTCTCATTTGGTAGTATTAGTACTATGTACTTATTCCAATGAAAGGGAAGCAGGGGTAGGCACAAGCATGGCATTGGTGATGCTTAGGAGACAGCTGAGTGATTACGACATTATGGGAGAACTTTGGCATGAGAATTTTCATGTCCACTGTTCTACTGTGTTAAAAATAGTAATCAACTCAGCAATTGCTTACAAAATACAAGTTGACAAG